CATGGAGGCCATGATGCCGGACATGCCCAGCACTTCGATGAAGGCGGAGCTACGACCGTTCTCCCCGGCACGGGAGACGGCGGCCTACCGGGTGGGCCTGGTTACTGGATGCGTGATGAACGAGATGTTCACCCACGTGAACACCGCTACGGTCCGCGTGTTGAACGAAAACGGGTGCGACGTGGTCCTACCCGATGCCCAGACCTGCTGCGGGGCGCTTCAGGTACACAGCGGGGAGCGCGAGGTGGCCGAATCACTGGCCCGCAGGAACATCGATGTATTTGAGCAGGCGGAAGTGGATGCCGTCATCATCAACGCCGCGGGATGCGGCGCGCAGTTGAAGGAGTACGGCGACCTGCTGGCCGGGGATCCCGACTACCACGACCGTGCCCGCGTCTTTGCGGACAAAGTCAAAGACGTTCACGAGTTTCTCGCAGGGATACCAGTCAGGGCGGACATGGGACCGGTCCGGGCACGGGTCGCCTATCACGATGCCTGCCACCTCGCCCACGGACAGCGAGTCCGCGATGAGCCCCGGGACCTGCTGAGCCTGATTCCCGGCCTCGAGCTCGTCGAACTGGAAGAATCGGACTGGTGCTGCGGCAGCGCCGGTATTTATAACATTACCCATCCCGCCATGGCGGACCGGCTGCTCGCGCGCAAGATGAACCACGTCAAGCAGGCTGCGCCCGAC
The window above is part of the Gemmatimonadota bacterium genome. Proteins encoded here:
- a CDS encoding 4Fe-4S dicluster domain-containing protein, whose translation is MHPPAQDRNPHSMSTQNRLVHEYDKFLDCVHCGLCLPACPTYTELGVEMDSPRGRIHLMRAYADGRIELTDHFETHISGCLDCRACETACPAGVHYGSLVEAARAEIVEKRPRPLLGRLFRNLVFERLLPSRFLLSVVFLPLRWYQALGIQKLARRVGLTKLLPSRLRGMEAMMPDMPSTSMKAELRPFSPARETAAYRVGLVTGCVMNEMFTHVNTATVRVLNENGCDVVLPDAQTCCGALQVHSGEREVAESLARRNIDVFEQAEVDAVIINAAGCGAQLKEYGDLLAGDPDYHDRARVFADKVKDVHEFLAGIPVRADMGPVRARVAYHDACHLAHGQRVRDEPRDLLSLIPGLELVELEESDWCCGSAGIYNITHPAMADRLLARKMNHVKQAAPDVVATGNPGCILQIRHGINRDGGEIEVLHPVELLDRAYRLKHEEEANVRQAASDGA